The DNA segment agaactaacttagttggtctttaaggtgctactggaaggattttttttttgttttgagaatgAGGACTGACAGACCAACTATCAGACTGCTGAGTTGACATGCATTAATCACAGATATAGTTGGGGCACTGGGCCGTTACCATCGCAACTGGCTCGGCTGACTGTGCACCTGAAATTAGCTCATCCATGGGGTGATTTAACTCAGGAAGGAAATTAACCCCATCTCATGTCCAGTTACTTCAGCAAAGTCAGACTAacggttcatctagttcagtactgccttacactgactggtagcgtctctccagggtttaagcAGGGAGTCTGTCCCAAGCCTACTTGACGATGTGGCAGATTGAACAAGGGGCCTTAAACCTAGACATGTAAACCAAATGTTGTgccattgataataataataataataataataataataataataataataataatttccccagccactctgggcggcttccaacaaaatattaaaaatacattaaaacatcagtcattaaaaacttccctaaacaggcctgccttcagatgtcttataaaagtcagatagttgtttatttccttgacatctgatgggagggcgttccacagggtgggcgccactatccaaaaggccctctgtctggttccctgtaacctcacttctcgcagtgagggaaccgccagaaggccctcggcgctggatctcagtgtccgggctgaacaatgtgggtggagacgctctttcaggtatacaggaccgaggccgtttagggcaacAGCCCATCCTGTTGACACTTTTTGGTGTCAAAGTAACAAAAACTTGaagttctgttttaaaaaaaagaaaaaaagaaacacaaggtGTTTTGATTTGGTGAATGGAGCATAAGATTATGTAGAATAACTGGACTGGAATCTTACCTGATGGGAACTGACTAGGTTGACTTCTGCAAATTATGAACCCCGTTCTGTATTTACAAAATGTAAATACCTAGTGATCTGCTGCCTTCACAAGGGTATTCTAATGTTGCTTTTCACAAGTGATGCTTAAAActatttccccatttccttcatctgtaaatgaaaaaaaatatatactatATTGACCAAAATGaacatttgattttaaaaatggtAGTTTTCTACTTTCTGTCTTCTCGGCATTAACAGGTAGTGCATTGCAAATGAAAGTGCTTTGGCATCACTTTTGATCTGAGGATTCTCAAGATGACATCCAAACATTGCATGCCATTGTGACACGCTTTTGGTTCCTTTTGATGTGAGCAGGAATGTATCTAAGTCCAAGAATAACAGTAGGATTACTCAACAAATGTAGAGCCTGGGCAGAATATATCATTTACAGAAAGCAACATGTTCTTTTCTTTGCTGTGACTGTATTGTATAATTCTTTTTAaccaaaattatttttttttaaaaacccagcaatGTCATATATACTCATATTGGTAAATTTTCATATGTCCATATTAACTAGTTGGATTCTGCCCCATGTATAAAAAGGTAAGCACAGTTAAGACTCGTTGATTTCAAAATGAAAGTTTAAACATGGTCAGTGCCACTCTTTTGCCAAGACAATGAGACCTGAAAGTGCTTAGCTTTGACTAGATTGTGTCTATAAGTATTCATGTGAGCGAAATAAAAAGTACATTTATGATGAAAGTGGCAGTACCATGTATTGTCTGTCGAACAAATGACAGAACTCGCACCAGTTTCAGAAATTTGCAGCAGAAGTGAAATACAGGCAACTCTCAACTTTCTTGGGAATAGCCTGTAAAGCCAAAACCAGATTTAATCAAAAAACATTGGGTTCAGTGGAGGGTTGGATTGCCAAAGTGTTTTTCCTTGTATGCCCACCCGCTCCCTTTctgctctcttcctcttcttcttcttcttcttcttcttcttcttcttcttcttcttcttcttctgttacaTTTTTTTGTGAAGCACGTAAAGCTGAGTGCACACAAATTGCGAGTTACCTGCATATACTTGCTAACTGTTCTTGCCTTCACCAATGTAACTGTTGTGTGTGGGTCAGATCGGGATATTAGAACATTCCTTACATACTAATTTGGAGAGACTCCTTTTTTGAAATGTGCCACACCCACTGGGAGCGGTAGACAATATTCCTCTATTTGAGGAATAAAGATGTGTCAGCTGTGTATGCAGTGGGGACCTGTTACCATGCCAGAAATTTCTGTATTTCATATTATCTTCCCATTCCTTTCTAGATCTCCCCTTTCCCTTTCGACTTGCTAAAATCGGAAATTGAGAAGTATGCTAAAGCTGATCTTGTCTGGTGTCAAGAAGAACACAAGAACATAGGCTACTATGACTACGTCAAGCCTCGTTTCCGCACCATTGTGAACCATACTCGACCCATATGGTAGGATGCTTGCAGTGGTTTTCTTTTCATTCAGGGCTGCTGcccccttttgtttttgtttttgcttttggtgCATTGCCAAGAACATATGAATTAAGAAGTAGAAGATGAAGCCTTGATATTTCCGTCTGGGCTGCTGGGCTGcactctggctggcagtggcttcaGTGGCAACTTTTCCTAGCCAGGCTTCCTGGGATAAAAAATGGAGATGCTGGACCTGGCTTGGGACCTGCCGCATGCAGAGCACTGCCTATGTCCCTTTTGTAGGCTGCTTCTCTGCCTCTTTCAgatataccatacttttccgtctataagatgcccccatgtatagaactattttgggggactccaagttaagaaaatgggggagatggcacagagttgttgagcttttttgtggaggattgcccaaagttgttgagttttttttggggggttacccagggttgttgagcttttttttgggggggggtgtcgaaAATCACTCACCCACATGCATCGCAAAATCCACTTCCCACAAAGAAATAAAGATTAAGAATATCATATAGTAAAAAGCCAGAGGcatttcttttaggaattttaaatgatgatattccaaaagacaaaactaaAATTTTCTTATACGCAacgtctgcagcaagaatcctggtggctaagtattggaaagggaatcagttacccactaggggagagtggttatgtaagctttcagaatacttagaattagccaaattgacagacataataagacaaaaaacaaaaagtgaagtaaaaaaaagaatgggattgcctaaatgaatacctcaaaagtcaaggttcaaggacagaaatctggctgagtctggaataaccttgtgaagtgaaaggataagaaagagggatttatatctagatgttaggatagagatgataaggaaaacaagaaaacagaaagacacaatgagagataaaggaggtgctgtgggattggtggaagtcagtgttttgttgttttagtgtttatagtATTAACTTATAAGATatggatttggggtttttttttttaagttgttgctttctttagttttcgaatgttggtttttgtgtgttgtgtattgttatttttcaatattttttgtgttattattgtgtggaaaatactaataaaatttatttaaaaaacaaaaaaacaaaatccacTTCCCATCTGTCCCATCGCCAGCAGAAActgccaatcgcccgcccaacTGCATCAGACattgatgcagcaaccaataacacgcacaatagccgctgacagccgtagcagcagccaatcaaacgcccaccctatgcactacccatgtataagacgaccccactttttagcatgagtTTTAGAGGAAAAAACcgcatagtcttatacacgggaaagtaTGGTATGTGAACTTCCTATAGAACCTTGAGGTGTTGCACTCAAACTATGTATGTGAGTCTGCTCGAATCGGCATCTACCAATTAATTTATTTCTACTGCCGTACTTTAAAAGAGCAAGTATGACAGGCCCCTTCAGATCCACAGGTTCTTCAATCTGAaacaaagaaagggggaaatggaaatgagGGTACGCAGAGAAAGAATATGATCATTACAATTATGCATATTTAGTTACTGTAAGGCATACGgattggggggacgggacacccaGAAAAGGTGTTTTGAAATAAGGGAGGTGGTTGCACAGAGGCATTCTGAGAGGCAGGCCCGGCATACTGGACAGCACGGGGAAATGGACAGAATATTCAGGAAGCAGGGGGCTTTTGGACAGCTAAGGCTAGTTGAGCTAGATAAAATCACAGAGAGGGAACATAAGAATGGAGAGAGACAAGGCAACAACTGATGATGAGGAGAAGTTTGTGCAGGATCTTGGAGGGAAACAGAAACCAGAGAAAGGATTTAAGTAGGAGAGTACCAGCGAAGTTTCAATAAAGCAAGCATCTTACACATGAACAACTGTTTGAGGAGTCACTCACAATGGAATTCATGAAGTTTTACATTACAGGTTGGCTGAAATAGTTTTCCCCACATAGTAAGTGGATAGCCTAAGCAAGTAAGCCTAGCCTGTGGCAAATATTAACTAGAATCCTATACATACAAGTAACAGTCTATAGAAAGTATCTAATATAAGAGGTGACTAATGTAAGAGGTGTTTATTATCAGTGTGTCTCTGCTTCAAAAAACGTCACATCTCATTTCTATCATTTGCCTCCTTGTCTCTTCTGCTTCAAGGTATGTCGGCCGTGAACCAGCTGCCGCTCCAGCAACTGGTAACAAGAACACGCATCTCGTGTCACTCAGAAGGTTTTTGGACACAGCTTTCAACCTAGAGGCATTTGAAGGAAAGATGTTTTGATTGTAACGTTGTGGCCCATTATCTCCGTATGTAGCATAGTATGTATGTATTTAGGGAAGGCCATGACCATAACATGAAATAAAATTCAGCAGGGAAAGACTTCTTGGGATTTTTTTTGAGGTTGGCTTTTTCAAAGACCTATTTTAAAGCTTGCCTCTTCtaaaccactgtgtgtgtgtcgtAAATGCTAAGGGTTCCTCTTAATTCTCATCCGGTCAATGTGGTTCTGTTGATTACATCACAGCTACCTCTTGTTAGGGAGATGGAAGAAACAATTATTTTGCTTTAAGTTTGGGAATATTCAAGAAAACTGGTGTGCATATTTTAATGGGATTTCCTAACATCAGATGCTAATTTCTCTTTTACTTCAGGCTGTATAAATGGTCTCATATAGTTCAAATGAGCAATATTTTTCTTGCAgattccaccccaccctgcccccaacCATTCTTTGTTGAAGTCTCACATGTCTGAATGTAGCAAACAACTTAGCAGGCTTGCTTTCCATTTAGCCACCAGAACTGGGACACGAAACACACGGTACTGTTTCCTCTCCCTGTTAAGTGCTGGGGGGAGTTAGTGAGAGCATGTAGGAACCCCAACAAGAGCTGCTGCTGTGCTTACACTGGAGTTTGACAtatttcttgtgtcaaaaaatgTGACCGTTGCCCTTCAAGGTTGGTGGGACAATTGCAGACACCATGATAGTTCATGTTGAGATCCCTGCTGCTCCTTCCTGATTTACCCGGCAGTGGGGAAGTCTGCTTTGTTGTTTAAAAATCACAAGGTATCTTTTGAATAAGTTACTGGGGGGAAACTGAGCAGATCTGTCTGTTTCTGATCAACTCTGGGCATTCTTGAAGCCCTGTACACTGTAGAATAGTTGAAACTATCAATGCAGTGGACAGGCGTAACAGCTGGGCTTTCTAAACAAGGGTTACAGTTCTGGTTTGCTTTACTCTCACAGGATCTAAAATATATTGGAATTTTGCTTTGCATTATTTAACTCTAAATGGCATTAGTTAACTAGCTAGGCTGTGATCCTGTGCACAGTTACATGGAACTGAGCAGCGTTGAGCACAATATAACTTCTCAGTGAACATACTTAGGGTTGTGTTGTAAGTAGCCCCAAGGCACGGCATTTCGAGCTTTTTTTTATAACCAAGAATTTTAAAGGGAAGAAGGATGCTGTCTAAATAATAATAGGTCTAtatattttgctctgtttttacAAGGAAGGCCATCTCGGTATAACTTGAAATATTTTCTGTCTCCTTTTGAGTGATAAATGCTCTTGTGGCTGGGAACGCACAAATTTAGGGAACAGAATTAACATAGACATAAAAAGTAGGAAATGGCAGGCTTCCATTTTCATTGCTGTTTGCGGACTGTagcattatattttaaaaaataaattctatCCAAGAATGTGAAAAATAAGCGGTGGAATATAATGTCTGTTTTCTTTATGCTTGTTTTTTGACAGCTTATCCCCTGGGAATTGGTATTAGCATCCCATTCACAAAAATGCTGGCATCTTGCAGATCTTCTTTTCTGTATTTTTCTCTTCCTCTGTCTTCTCTATATTTTGACTTGAAGTCTGTAGAATTTAATACAGTGAAAGGAACTAGTCTGTTTGGGTACaggtttttaaagaaatctgttctattttattttttccaaaaagttGATTACTGTTGCCACTGGTGAAAGAGAAGATGAACTAATTAGAACATGTTAACAAAACTGTTCATGCGTCTGGCAAACTCAAAACAAAGCTAGTTTCATTCATTTCCCAAAACTAGTGAGCCATTGTCTTTATATATCCGTAACAGCGGCAAAGCTCTAATTTCTCTAGAGATATTACATGTTTTGAAATCTTAGATTACTTACTTCCTATTATAGAGATCTCTGTCTTTACATCACTTGGTGTATATTTCATAATTTACAAGTGTCATTTACCTCAAATCGGCTGAGAAGTATAAGGAGGTTTTTCCTATGTAGCCCATTTTTCTCCCAGAAAAGAACTCTGTGTTAGTGTGTCTCTTCTAGTATTTTCAGAAACTTTATGAAATTCACTGGCTTGCTTATTATTTTGCGTTGTGGCTTTCGTGCCTAAGACACCATGAATGAGTGAAAATAAAATGTATGCAGAAAAGAGCAATGTCTTGTGTGTTCCTTGTTTTTAGTTGGAAAGGGGTCTCTCAATTCAGCAAAAAGAACAGTATGCTTAGGTGACAATTCTATCTAAGCCTTCCATTAAACTCAAcgggacttatttttgagaaaacaTGTATAGGGTTTACTGACAGTCATCAACTAACGTTTATTCAGAGTAGATTTGATGAAATTAatcgtagaattatagagttggagaGGCCCCAgagagtcatctggtccaaccccctgcaatgcaactgtcatgggtgctttacaactaaagcacccatgacagatggccattcaacgtCTGCGTGAAAATctgcagtgaaggagagtccaccaccttctgaaggagtccgttccactgtcgaacagctcttaccatcagaaaattatccctgatgtttaatcagaaccaactttcttgtaacttgatgcCATTCATTTGGGTCCtatcctccggagcaggagaaaacaagcttgctccatcttccatgtgacagccctttagatatttgaagatggcaatcatatctcctctcggtctcctcttttctaggctaaatatacccaattccttaaccgttcctcataaggcttggtttccagacccttactCATCTAGCTTGCTCTCTGCACACATCtgagcttgtcaatatccttaaattgtgcTTAGAACACCTCACCTGCTCCTCAGAAGATTATAgtcagaggctctgagattacatccacaaactcctttagtacccttgggtgcagctcatcaggccctggagactGGAAATCATTTAAAGCAGCTATGTGTTCCCTTTCCACCTCTCCTATCTTGAGCTGCATCATTGATCCTTGCGTCATTGATGCTGTTATCTCCatgttgggcactgctttccttttgggtgaagacagaagcAAAGTAGGTGTCGAGCAATTCCGCCTTCTCTCTAACCCAGGTTAGTCccggccattaatttcagtgcgcCTGTTCTGATTAAAACTCAACTGAATGCATTGCCAAGTGGTTTACCAAGAAACAGGCAAGGGATTGTAGTATCGCAATGCAGTCTTGTGTAACGCTCTCCGGCCAAACATTTGGATGCCTGTCACACCCCTTTCCACTACTGCCTCTGAAGGAGGCTAGCCGTTTGTGAAATTAGGAAAACGATGGAAGATATTGCACAAATTGTATGTAAGGGTCTCGCTCGGAAAAGGGAAATAGTTGGAGTAATTGTGGTGTTCTGCCATTAATGCCACTCgactgctgattgcagcaccaTTGCTGCACAGCTGGCAAAGATCTAAGTATGTTTCCCCCGACGGCAAACAGTTCTGAGGACTGACGGGGGCGCAGGGCAAAAGCACTTAATGATACATTTTCTTCAATGATGAAGAATACTTCAGATCCATTTGGGGGATGAGAAATGTGTCCTAATGAGGCAATTAGTCAAGACAAAAAGGCTGTAAAGCAATTTAATTAACACTGCTCCTGGTACATTTGAGGACAACTTTGTATCTTCTGGAGATTACATTTCTCACTGGAGTAAACAATGGGCTGCTGCAGTCCAGGTTTTGCATGGGTGAGTCATTTGAGGATGCAAATACATCTCATAAACGGTGGGATACATCGCAAAAGAAAGCCTGTGTAGCGGATAGAGTATTGAGCATCTAAGCATAGGAGATTCAGATCCCCACTTAGTTTGCTGGGTGCCACCACTGGTCCCTTTCAGTCTCAGTTGGGACCAGATCATAGTGGACTGCGCTGAGGTCTTCGGAAGAACTGTAAGATGCAGGTCAGATCCAcgcaacacatttaaagcaggacTGTCTTGTAGTTTGATATATCTAGAAGACATCATACAAAGTCTACAGTCTGAGGAGTTGCAGATCATGGGTAGATGCAAGACTAGCCGCTACCCAAATGTATCTCTCCAAACGTAGTCATCTAAGGATGGTGGCCTTATATCTTAATCATTGTTGGCACATCTTGATTGCACATGATCCAAAAGAAACAGAACTGTCACCCCACACTGCCCATCAAGCCAATACCAGCCCTGAAGTTAAATCTCTGTGGCCAGTTAAACTGCCTCTTCCACCTGGATGCTTTTAGCCACACTGGTGGTGAAATAAGAGGACTCAATAGAACCCTTTTGAAAGACAGGGTTAACAACGTAATGGGTGATGCAAGGAAAGAGTCTTATTTATTTGATGTGAGATTTGCTGTCAAGATCACACACTGGGCCTCTTACTCAGTAAGCGTTTAACACTGCATGTCTAGCTTCTTGGCAAAGTGGGTCCAACAGGCCATCGcctcctgagagagagagagagatgaacaaTGTTAAAACATAAATAGGTCATTGGAGGTTCCCCCCCACCTCTAAAAAAGGACACTGCTGTTCATGGCTTCAGGCAGCCTGGAATTTTTTTTGCAATCCTATTCAAGCCTCTTggttggggtgtgtatgtgtgtgtgtgtgttgcttcccCCCTACTGTACCATATAACACTAGAattcctcagcccagtatacctgaaggagcgtctccacccccattgttcagcctggacactgaggacccgctccgagggccttctggcggttccctccctgtgagaagtgaggttacagggaaccaggcagagggccttctcggtggaatgccctcccatcagatgtcaaggaaataaacaactctctgacttttagaagacatctgaagacagccctgtttaaggaagtttttaatgtttgatgttttattgtgcttctaatattcttttgggtgctgcccagagtggctggggaaacccagccagatgggtggggtagaaataatgaattcttcttcttcttcttcttcttcttcttcttcttcttcttcttcttcttcttcttcttcttcttcttcttctcctgccctccatttttcttttgtgtaTGTGCTGTTTTCAACTGACCCATCTCAAACAGCTCTGAACAATAACTTGCAAAGTCAGCCTGAATAATAGTTTCCTCTCTGCAGGCTCAATTTCCACCAGTAGTCTGTAAGCTTGCAGGTTCttatctgcacccccccccccggaataccACTTTCTTTTAATTCACAAACATTTCATCCATATACCTAGCTGTTTGGGGGCAAGCTTGGGGAAGCGTTTGGCCAAGCTGCGAGGGGAGAGGCAACAGGGTAGGTGAGGAGTCAAGGGATGAGGGGTTGCCTAGTTGTGGGAGAAGGGATCAGCAATGGAGTTGGGGGCTAGGGGTCTTTGGCAAGCAGCTCCCATAGTTAGAATCAAAGTCTATGAGCCCTACTAAAGAATGGAAGGATCCAGCTGTATTTCTTCTATCATTTTTTACATTtcttagaaatgtttttaaaaagcaaaacagaaaacaagttTATATTGTACCCACCAAAATCCAGATCATTAATGTTGCACTGAAACACAGTCTCTCCATTTACTATGAGCTGCACTTCATTCCAATCCGGTATTTCTTCAAGGATTACCTGGTGTCCATCGGCTTTCAGCACAGCTACAGAAAGGCAGTAGGTAATGTTGCTAAAATACAATGCTATTGACAACCAGATTTGGATAAGAAATGGAGAATACTGCTGGTTTATAGTACTTATTGTTACTTTAAGGGGTGCGTCATCTGAGTAAGCAACTGAATTTCTTAAAGACACTTAAGATTTATATTGAGACAGCTAAGAATAATACCGTGCCTTCATTTGGGAAGAATATGCATTAGTACGGTTTAAAAATAGGAGGGGCAATACTGAGTCAGGCGCTGAAGTTTCGTCATGTGTTCTCTGAGTCTGTAGCAGGAAAGCAACAAACATGGTTTCAGAGTCAAGGGTAGGGGACGAGGGTTTGATATAAGGCAAAAAAGATGGTTTAAGGAGCGAAAGTTACTTCAGACATTTTGGCTATTCCGATTATACATCATCTAAAAcattttgagagagggagaaactggCATATCAGGACCTTCTCACAGAAAGAGGGTTGCTTACTTTGGAAGTCGAGtgaaatctgttctggaagtccattcaacttccaaaatgtttgaaaaccaaagcacggctttggattggctgcaggaaactcctgcagccaatcggaatctgtggaagccccatcggatgttcggcttccaaaaaaagttcgaaaaccggaacaatcacttcgggtttcaatcgttcgggagccaaaacgttcgagaactaggctgttcaatttccaaggtacaactggacCTTGGTAGGTGGGCACCAGAATGTTATGGAGAACGGTATTTTACAAAATGAACATGCAGGTGCCAGGAATATGGTTGCCCTAGAATAAGATAATGGATTGCAGCAGACTTCATATCCCTTTACAAGCATTCTCACAAGCACTTATTTCAAAATTGGGTTTAGGCCCAGGTTCGGCACTGAAGTAGCCTTCATCACCCTGGTTGACCTATTGTGGGAGAAAGCATagcctccgacatttctctgattaaaataggggtgtcctattcaacaaaaacaattttactattcataccccacccatctgactgggttggttaTATTTatatccaacaaatataaaaacataaggggggaaaataaacattaaaaaaaaatccctatacagggctgctgccttcagatgtctctagGGCTGGataatgccataccctccaatatttctacaATGAAactagggacaccctaaggaaaagcaggacattccagagtcaaatcagaaactgga comes from the Podarcis muralis chromosome 6, rPodMur119.hap1.1, whole genome shotgun sequence genome and includes:
- the C6H10orf53 gene encoding UPF0728 protein C10orf53 homolog → MPKNALVTLRYGAYRSCSVVEHRTFRLQGLQAVLKADGHQVILEEIPDWNEVQLIVNGETVFQCNINDLDFGGDGLLDPLCQEARHAVLNAY